The following proteins are encoded in a genomic region of Bacillus horti:
- a CDS encoding alanine racemase codes for MHPYLNNWLTSNDAGKILTPQVLVNQDQLKQNIKDMASFSKEHVVKLRPHFKTHKTMEILQLQLEQGAIGVTVAKLGEAEEIVASSLFNGRKLSILVAYPVVGEQNLQRALALQKQAELILMVDHMDQVIALNAFAKQHQTSFSVTVKINTGLNRCGLNPDSSEVRAFIRNLLNCKNLSFIGVMTHAGHAYGASSTEELNRIGHYEAGALLELIDEVSSSFALPQLEVSVGSTPTARISGAVPGVTELRPGNYVFYDRTQVGLGVATFEQCALRVASRVVSQPAPNRWIIDAGSKTLTLDQGAHGQSGVSGYGYVVGQPDLTITRLSEEHGVLEGSPNGDLRIGDIIEVIPNHACPVVNLADELVVLSLNQEEFTIWEVKGRGKSR; via the coding sequence ATGCACCCATATCTAAACAACTGGTTAACCTCAAATGATGCAGGAAAGATTTTGACCCCACAAGTGCTAGTTAATCAAGATCAGCTCAAGCAGAACATTAAAGATATGGCTTCATTTTCTAAAGAGCATGTTGTTAAGCTGCGACCACATTTTAAGACACATAAAACAATGGAGATTCTTCAGCTTCAACTTGAGCAGGGGGCAATAGGGGTCACAGTTGCAAAGCTTGGTGAGGCAGAGGAGATTGTAGCTTCATCTCTTTTTAACGGAAGAAAATTATCCATTCTTGTTGCTTACCCTGTTGTTGGAGAGCAGAACTTACAGCGGGCTCTTGCCCTTCAAAAGCAAGCTGAACTTATTCTTATGGTTGATCATATGGATCAAGTAATAGCATTAAATGCCTTTGCTAAACAACATCAAACGTCATTCTCTGTGACAGTCAAAATTAATACAGGCTTAAATCGATGTGGACTAAATCCAGATAGCTCAGAGGTTCGGGCCTTTATCCGAAATCTACTGAACTGTAAAAATCTTAGCTTCATTGGAGTGATGACACATGCCGGTCATGCTTATGGGGCAAGCTCTACGGAAGAGCTTAATAGGATTGGACATTATGAAGCCGGAGCTTTACTAGAACTGATTGATGAAGTAAGCTCCTCCTTTGCCCTTCCTCAGCTTGAAGTTAGTGTTGGCTCTACACCAACAGCTCGAATTTCTGGAGCAGTACCCGGCGTCACAGAGCTAAGACCAGGGAACTACGTATTCTATGATCGGACTCAGGTAGGGTTAGGCGTTGCTACATTTGAGCAATGTGCTCTTCGTGTTGCCAGTAGGGTAGTTTCTCAGCCTGCACCTAATCGCTGGATTATTGATGCTGGTTCGAAAACTCTTACATTAGATCAAGGGGCACACGGTCAATCTGGAGTTTCTGGATATGGATATGTTGTTGGGCAGCCTGACTTGACTATAACTAGGTTGTCAGAGGAGCACGGAGTTTTGGAAGGAAGCCCTAACGGGGATCTTAGGATAGGAGATATAATTGAGGTTATCCCTAATCATGCCTGTCCTGTAGTTAACTTGGCAGATGAGCTTGTTGTTCTTTCGCTTAATCAAGAGGAATTTACTATTTGGGAGGTTAAGGGAAGAGGGAAAAGTAGGTAA